The stretch of DNA TTAAATTTACTGTGACATTATAGCGAATGGGGTCTTAAGAGTTTAGTAAAAAGAAAAACATCAAAAATTGCTTTATAGTTTTTGGTGAGCATGTGAATATAAATTTGACAGAGAGTAAAAATAAAATTTAAGCCGCCAAAGACGGCTTAAATTTCACCTCTCAAAAACGAAAATTTTATTCACTCCGTTTTCTCTCGTCGCGACGTAAAATTTGCCGTCCTTGATAGCTAGCGCATGCGCGTCGTTTGCGCCTTCAAAGCTATAAACCTCTGCGATCTTTCTGCTGCGCGGATCGAGCTTTAGGATGCTTGAGTATTGCTTTGAAAGCAGATAAACAAACTCGCCTTGCGCATCCATACCCGTGACATAGTAGTCGCTTACGTCTCTGCCTTCTTTTACACCGAGGGTCTCGTCAAAGCTAGGCACGAACTCGCTCGAGAGCAGATTATCGGCGTCACTAAAGCTCGCCACGCTCCAGCTTTGCTTGATGTCATCGGGCACGCTCGCGATGAAAAACTCGCCGTAAAAGTCCGAGTGATCCCAGCTTAGGATATACTGCTGTTTGGCACGCACGGTGGAGTAGCGGTCTTTGAAATCAAGCGTGAAATTTTCGTACCCATCGTGCAGATAGCGCCACGCTTTGTTCGCTTCCTCTTTACTTTGATTGGGCGCCGGTTTAAAAAACTCGTAGGTTTTGTTGTAGCTCATCGCGCCGATCGAGCCTTTAAAAAAGCTCGCAGCGACGGTGTCTTCCATCTGGATGATCCAATCGGGCGTGCTTCGCAGATAGCTTTTTACGGTTTTTAGCTCGTCATCCATCTCGTAAAGCTCAAATTTGAGCGTACCGACCAAAAAGCTTTTGCTCGCTTCGTCGTAGTCAAGCCCGGCGACGGGATTATCGTTTTTCAAATTTAGTGTTATCTCGCCGCTTTTACGAAGCGGAGTCAAATTTGTCACGGCGCCGTCCGCGGGACTTAGATTAAACTCGCCGCCCAGCGCCAGTGCAGCGCACAAAAGGGTTAAGGTTAAAATTTTTCTCATATCGCGACCTCACTTCGGTAAATTCGGTAGTTTTGGATTCCAGCTTTCGCGAAAATCAATTTCGGTTTCTTCCCAGTGATCAAGCTCCCAAAACCACTTTGACGGATCGATGCTCATGCGCGAAGGCGTCGCGGAGGCTAGATAGGGCGGAGGGCCTGCCGTGATGAAAGCCTGGACGCAGTTAAAAGCCATGATGATAGCAAAGGCCACCACGGCTATCTTGCCTAGCGCAAATTTGGGTAAAACCGCGCCGTATGCGCCCTCTTCACTTTTTTGCATTATTTTACCTACGTTTTTGCCTAGCAGCAAAATCACACCCAAAAATATAATGACGCAAAAATGTACCACTACGACCCAAAACTGCGTGTGTGCGCCTAAAATTTCAAGCCCGAAGCCCTGCTTGATGTCGAGGTAGCCGCCGCCAGTGCCGTCAAGGCTATAGTGTAAAAAGCCGTCGTAAAGCCCAAGGCACGCTAAAAAGAGGATTGCAGCGAGGTATTTGACCTTAAAGCCGTATCTAACGATAACTAGCGCCATAAACGAGATCGCTACCATGCAAAATCTCTCATGCCAACACATAATGCAGGGACTATCGCCCATACCAAAGCCCAAAACAAGGCATGCGATACCTACCGGCAAAGCGATGAGAGCGAGCGCCGCGAGGGCAAAAAGGTTGAAAAATAGCTTCTCATCATCGCCCCAGCCCGCAGAAATTTCGGTGCTGCGGGTGAAGCTTTGAGACATTTTATCTTGCATACTTTCCATCGCTCGCTCCTAGAAATTTCCCATAGGCACGACGGCAAATTTATTTACCCATGCCATCATGATGACGAGTATCGCGACACCTGCAATACCAAAGCCCATAACCGCGCGCTTTTTCTCAGGCTTGAGCCACAGCAAAAGAGCTGCGACGAAAAACATAAGAACCATTAAAAATTCCATGTTTTCTCCTTTCTTGCTGAAATTTAATATCATAAAATATTAGGCTTTTATTTATTAAATATACATTAAAAAATATATTTTTACAAGTATAAATATATTTTTTTGTTATATTTTTATGCTATTAAAATATATATTACTAATAATTTTTTTATATTAAAGCTTATTTTAAACTTATTTCAGGAGTGTTAATTTGATTTTGCTCTTGTAGGTTTGTGCAATTGAAATTAATAAGAGATTTAACAAACAGTAAGATGAAGTCATAACTAAACGCTTAATTTGTCTTGAGTCAAGGTGATTTTTCCACAATTGCTTTTTATACTAGCAATAGTTTATTGCCAAAGTAGTGCTAGTATAAAAACCCAAACAGCCAAAGTGGAATTTTATTTCCAACCCCGACTTCAATATCGTCAGCTGCTATATACGAATTTGGCATATCTTTTATCTGTTCAAAGCTCTTTTTAGCTCCACCTATTTCAAAGACAAACTCTCCCACTATAAAATCTCCATTTTTACCAGAGTAAATTTCAGTGATATTTCCAAGCTGATTGGCAAAGAAAGTTTCTCTCACATTGCCCATATCGGGATTATTTAGATACATTAAATTTGTATTTTCAAGGTAAATTTTGTCCGCCTTATCCATATTTTTTATAGCTAACTCGTTTTTCATGAGAAGCCTAATAAGCCCGGCACTATCAAGCATAGCAAGGTACTCTTTTAGTGTCCTATCATCTCTTATGTCTACAAGTGATTTTAGGCTTGAGTAATTTGGCTGATACGGGACGTTTGCGCTTATGGCATGAGTTAAGATCTTTAGCTTTCTTGCCGTGTTGCCGTTTAAATTTGGATATATGCTTAAAAGATCGCTATCTATCGTAGCTTCTATACTTTGTTTTAGAGTCTGATAAAAGGCAGTATCATTTGGCATATCGTTATAATATGGATAGTAGCCTACCTTCAGATACTCTCTAAAAAGCTTAATGATTGCTAGATCTTTTTGTTTTAAGGCATTAATAATATCAACAGCTATCTCCTGATGATTTGCGAGTAAATCTGTAAGCTCAACCGCTTCTAAATTTATACCATACCTTAGCCCTAGATACTCCCTAAAGCTCATTCCGCTCATCTTATACACTATTGCTCTTCTACTTAAATCATGAGAGTTTTTTAGTACTTCAAGAGCAGATGAGCCAGTAGCTACTATGTTTAACTCTTTAAAATTATCATAGGCAAATTTTAATACGGCCGATATATCTTTGCTTTTATGAATTTCATCTAGGTATAGATGCTTTCCACCATTTAATACAAACTCTCTTATAATCGAGGTTATATCGTTTGATATCTCTATGTCATCTAGGCTTAAGTAAAGACTATCTTTGTTTTTA from Campylobacter concisus encodes:
- a CDS encoding disulfide bond formation protein B, which codes for MESMQDKMSQSFTRSTEISAGWGDDEKLFFNLFALAALALIALPVGIACLVLGFGMGDSPCIMCWHERFCMVAISFMALVIVRYGFKVKYLAAILFLACLGLYDGFLHYSLDGTGGGYLDIKQGFGLEILGAHTQFWVVVVHFCVIIFLGVILLLGKNVGKIMQKSEEGAYGAVLPKFALGKIAVVAFAIIMAFNCVQAFITAGPPPYLASATPSRMSIDPSKWFWELDHWEETEIDFRESWNPKLPNLPK
- a CDS encoding ATP-binding protein, translated to MLDQLFLKSNDLIRLNNHKFKRYFIDSKDLSHRLIVILGQRGIGKTTTLAQLASKNKDSLYLSLDDIEISNDITSIIREFVLNGGKHLYLDEIHKSKDISAVLKFAYDNFKELNIVATGSSALEVLKNSHDLSRRAIVYKMSGMSFREYLGLRYGINLEAVELTDLLANHQEIAVDIINALKQKDLAIIKLFREYLKVGYYPYYNDMPNDTAFYQTLKQSIEATIDSDLLSIYPNLNGNTARKLKILTHAISANVPYQPNYSSLKSLVDIRDDRTLKEYLAMLDSAGLIRLLMKNELAIKNMDKADKIYLENTNLMYLNNPDMGNVRETFFANQLGNITEIYSGKNGDFIVGEFVFEIGGAKKSFEQIKDMPNSYIAADDIEVGVGNKIPLWLFGFLY